In the genome of Raphanus sativus cultivar WK10039 chromosome 4, ASM80110v3, whole genome shotgun sequence, one region contains:
- the LOC108831127 gene encoding uncharacterized protein LOC108831127, with product MVALAKNAAWVCQQADFNAMFEVIRRQNSNLHRYLTTADIKMWTHSHFPGDRYDIMISNFAECINGVLKEERAFPIAYFVDSIRKLLSRWFAERREKAVSLKTNFTDAVELALHMRHANMGTLAVQHIDANRSYDTGGDLNCMVDLEKRSCTCRQYDLDKISCEHAIKVAQSRKIAEANLVDPVYTKGYLVAAYAEPINPTHEDLIPPADVLSQVCLPPEICKQRGRSKMKRYLSAIEKAKRFKRQLLKKRNQPLSTSNPPPARKEGNQTSQKTSTKKHCRSPAPKYAIKREANQSTAEDAIN from the exons ATGGTAGCTTTGGCGAAAAATGCTGCTTGGGTATGTCAACAGGCGGATTTTAACGCTATGTTTGAAGTCATTCGACGGCAAAACAGCAATTTACACCGATATTTGACAACTGCAGATATTAAAATGTGGACTCATTCACATTTTCCAGGAGACAGATATGATATCATGATAAGCAATTTTGCAGAATGCATTAATGGCGTGCTTAAGGAGGAAAGAGCGTTTCCTATTGCATATTTTGTGGATTCAATTAGAAAGCTGCTTTCAAGATGGTTTGCGGAAAGGCGAGAGAAAGCTGTCTCGTTGAAAACAAACTTCACAGATGCAGTTGAACTCGCACTGCATATGAGACACGCCAACATGGGTACATTAGCTGTTCAACACATTGATGCAAACCGTTCGTATGATACTGGTGGAGATTTAAACTGTATGGTTGATCTAGAAAAG AGGAGTTGTACTTGTAGGCAATATGATCTCGATAAGATATCATGTGAGCACGCAATTAAAGTGGCTCAATCTCGGAAAATTGCTGAAGCAAACCTGGTGGATCCTGTTTACACAAAAGGCTACTTGGTTGCAGCGTACGCAGAACCTATTAACCCTACGCATGAAGATTTGATCCCACCAGCTGATGTACTTAGTCAAGTGTGTCTGCCACCCGAAATTTGCAAACAACGTGGTAGGTCTAAGATGAAGAGATACTTATCTGCAATTGAAAAAGCTAAGAGATTCAAGCGTCAACTTTTGAAAAAGAGGAACCAACCATTGAGTACTAGCAATCCACCTCCGGCGAGAAAGGAAGGCAATCAGACTTCACAGAAAACATCAACAAAGAAACATTGTCGTAGTCCAGCTCCCAAGTACgccattaaaagagaagcaaacCAATCCACCGCGGAGGACGCCATCAACTAA